The window GACGGCCGCCCGGAGTCGGTCGCGGTCGATGCGCTCGCGCGTCTCGATTTCGACCTGAATGTTCCACGGCGTGTACATCCGCTCGACGTGGTAGACTGCCTCTTCGAGGCGGGTGAACGCCCGTTTCACGGCTGGCCTCCCGTCGTGGGCCGCGTCGCCGTTGGCATACGATACCCGACGCACGCGTACCGGAAAAACGCACCCGCTGGCCGGCCATGGTTCGCCGGTCGTGTGCCCCACATACGGGACCGGAACCCCGTTTAATGCGCTGGAGGCCCTACTGGACACATGGACGAATACGACTTTCTGGTCATCGGTTCCGGGTCGGGCCTCGACGTCGCGAACGTCGCGGCCAATCAGGGACAGTCGGTCGCCGTCGTCGAGAAAGGGCCGCTCGGCGGCACCTGTCTCAATCGCGGGTGTATCCCCTCGAAGATGCTGCTGTACCACGCGGAGGTACTGGAGACCGTCGAGCGCGCCGAGGAGTTCGGCATCCACGCGGAAATCGAAGACGTCGATTTCGCGGATATCGTCCGCGAGGTCAACGAGGACGTCTCGGGCGACGCCGAATCGATTCGGCGCGGCCTCGAATCCTCCGCCAGCCACGACCTCTACGACGGCGAGGCCCGATTCATCGACGACAAGACCGTCGAAATCGCCAGCGGCCCCGACGAGGGCGCCGAACTCCGCGCGGAGACGGTTCTCGTCGCGGCGGGGACCCGGCCGTCGATACCCGACATCGACGGCATCAATTCGGTCGAGTACCTGACGAGCACCGAAGCCCTCCAACTGGAGGCGCCGCCCGAGCACCTCGTCATCGTCGGCGGCGGCTACATCGCCGCGGAACTCGGCCACTTCTTCGGCACGTTCGGTAGCGACGTCAGCATCATCGGCCGGCGCCCCCACCTGCTGCCGGAGGCCGACGAGGAGGTCGGCGAGGCCTTTACCGGTCGCTTCGCCGACCGCTTCGACGTCTACACGGGCTACGAGGCGGTCGCTGCCGAGGAAAGCGATGGCGAGGTAACCGTCGAGGCCCGGCCCTACCCCGAGTCGCCGACGGTCCGGACGGCGGGCGGCGAAGTCGCCGACCCCTCCGAATCCGACCGGGTCGAGATTACGGGTGACACGCTGCTGGTCGCGGCGGGCCGGCGGCCCAACACGGACACGCTGAACCTCGATGCGACGGACGTCGAGACCGACGACCGCGGATTCATCGAGACCGACGAGTACCTGCAAACCGACGCCGACGGCGTCTGGGCACTCGGCGACATAGTCGGTGAGTACCTGCTGAAACACAGCGCGAACCACGAGGCCAGCGCGGTGGCGGGCAACATCTTCGGCGACGAGATGGAAGCCGTCGATTACAGCGCGATGCCCTTCGCGGTTTTCGCCTCGCCGGAGGTCGCCGGCGTCGGGTCGCGCGAGCAGGAACTTCGGAAGTCGGACGTCGACTATGCGACCGGAACCTACCCCTACGAGGATACCGCACGCGGGGACGCGATGCACGCCGACGGCTTCGTGAAGGTGCTCATCGACCTCGACGGCGAAATCCTCGGCTGTCACATCATCGGCCCCGAGGCGTCGAACCTCATCGAGGAGGTCGTCGTCTCGATGAAAGCCGGCTCCGGCACCGTCCGGGACATCCGGGAGTCTGTCCACATCCACCCGGCGCTGTCGGAGGTCGTCCAACGGGCCTTCTCGGGGCGGTTCAGCCGTCCGGACGACCACAGCCATCACCACCAGCACTAACCGGTAATCCCTGCGCCGTCTTTCGGTGGTCTGTCCGGCCGGCGCACGAGCGAGGCGTCCTTTTGCCCGCTCCCCCGCTATGCTTGGCTGTAATGACGAAAGCAGCAATCCTGATTCTGGCAGGGACGGACACGAGAACGCCGGTCGCATCTTCAACGCTCTGGAGGCCGCCAAGGAGTTCGTGGAGGCCGGCGACGAGGTCGAAATCATCTTCGACGGCGCCGCGACGCAGTGGGTCGAACTGCTCGAAGACCCCGACCACGACTACCACGAACTCTACTCGGCCGTCAAGGACGATATCGGCGTCTGTGACTTCTGTTCCGGCGCCTTCGAGGCCGAAGAGGCCGTCAACGACTCCGGCCTTGTCGTCCTCGACGAGTACGACGGCCACCCGAGCATGAAGTCGCTCGTCGACGACGGCTACGAAGTCATCACGTTCTAACGGCGGCCGGTCGGCCCATCTCTTCCTTTTATATCCGGCCCGACAGCGCCGCCTCTTATAACAGGTGCGCGCCGGCGAGATGGACGTCACACCGCTGGGCGTCGTAGCCGGCGTCAGTGAGGCCGCTGCCGAGGGCGAAGGCCGTCTCGCCGAGCATCGCCATCGAGGCCTCGCCGCCCGCGTCGGCGACGTCCTGAATCGCCCGCCGGAGTTGCGGCGTCAGCAGGTCCGCCTCGCGGGCGAAGCGGCGAGAGGCGTGCATGAAGGTATCCAGCATCGGTTCGGCGACCAGTTGGGAGAGCGCGTTCTTGCCGGCGGCGGTCAGTTCCTCGGTATCGCCGCCGATGACCTCCTCGGTGGAGAGTTCGCCGAAGGTGACGTACTCGATTTCGCGGCGGGCGGGTATCCCGTCCATCGTGCCGTACTGCGGTGCGCCGGGGTCGAGTCGGATGGGGAAGCAACCACGGGCCTGCCCGACCACGTCGCCGAGGCCGGTGCCGGCCTGTACCTCCGCGCCGTGAGCGATGGTGACGAGTTCGTTCTCCGAGAGGCCGCGGTCGAAGGCGTCGTTGGCCGCCAGCGCCGTCCCCAAGGCGAGCGCGCCGGAGACGCCGAACCCGGAGCCTAAGGGCAGGTCGGTTTCGGCGACGACACGTGCGTTCGTCCGGAGCGCGGCCAACACCCGGTCGACCGCCTCGATGTCGATGTTCTCGCCGTTGAGTTCGAGACCCTCGCCCGGTTCGACCCGAACCGTCACTCCCTCAGAAAGCGCGATGCCGGCGCCTCGAGACCCCGCCTTCGTCGGGTCGTCGTCGGGGTGGGCGCTGAAAAAGCCCGTAATGTGGCCGGGAACGAACGCGCGTGCCGACTGCGTCATGTCACGGCCTCGGAGGGCCGCCGATTTAAGCGTTGTTCGACGCTTTGGCGGGCGAGTCTGGTCGTCCACGTCGCCGTCCGGAAGATAAACCGTTTTGATGCGGGTGGTGAAATACACGGGATAGTGACTAGCCGTGCCTGACGCAACCTCCGAGACGGATGCAAGCGGTGCGGTGCTCGTCCCCGTTGGCCAGTCGGTCACGCTGCGGCAGACGGTCGGCTACGCCGTCGACGCCGCGCTGGAGGCCGACGACCCGCGACTCCACTTCGTCGCACCCGTCGCTTGGCACGATATCGGCGACGTGGGCGCCGACGTCTACGACGAAACCGAGGACCTGCTGGAGCGGGTCGAAGTATGGGCCCGCGAGGACGCCGGCGACACCTCGATTACCGTCGAGACGGCGCTTATCGGGACGGACGAGTACCTGTTCAGTCCGGACGACTACGCCCGCGTCATCGCGGAGTACGCCGCCGACCACGGCATCTCGGAGGTCGTCGTTGACCCCGAGTTCAGCCCCGGCGGCAACGTCCCGCTGTTGCGGCCGATGGAGGTCGACCTCGTCAGACGCGGTCTCTCCGTTCAGGAGGCGTCGGTCGACCGGCAGACCCGCCGCGCGCGGTTGACCCGGGCCGGCGGCCTCCTGCAGTTCGGCCTGCTGTTCGGCGTCGCCTTCGCCTTCTATCAGTTGCTCGGGGGCTTCAAAATCGCCAGCGGCGACAGCTATTATTTCTACTACGAACTCGTCACCGGCGCCGTCTCCGCCGGCATCGTTGCGGGCGCGCTCCACCGCATCTCCCTTTCCAGCCGCCCCAACGTCCCGCGTATCTTCCGTCAGGGCCTCCGTCTCGTGCTCTACGTGCCGTATCTGCTCTACGAGATTATCGTGGCGAACATCGCCATCACCTACATCATCCTCCATCCGAAGATGCCAATCGAACCCCGAATGACCCGCGTTCGCGCGGCGGTCGGCGACAGCACCGCGCTGACGACGCTGGCCAACAGCATCACGTTGACGCCGGGGACGCTGACGGTCCAGTCGGAGGGCCAGGACCTCTACGTCCACGCACTCTTCGAGAGCGCCCGCGAGGGCCTTTTCGACGGCGCGCTCGAACGCGCGGTCCGGTTTGCCTTCTACGGCCGGTCGTCGGCCGCCATCGCCACGCCGCGGGAACGCGATGACTGCGAGATACTCCAGAACCCCGACGAGGAAGAGGAGACCGAAGCCGAAGCAAACGCCGCCGAGGAGGGCGGTAACTGAATGCTTGAAACCGCCTTCCTCGCGACGGCGGCGGCGCTCGTCGTTCTCGCCATCGTCGTCCTCTACCGTGCGGTGAAGGGCCCGACGATGCAGGACCGCGTCGTTGCGGTCAACGTCCTCGGGACGAACACCGTCGTCATTCTCGCGCTGCTCGCGGTGGCGATGGACACCGAGGCGTTCCTCGATATCGCGCTCGTCTATGCCCTGCTGAACTTCCTGATGGCAATCGCCATCTCCAAGTTCACCGTCAAGCGAGGTGACGTGATATGAACGACATCCGGATGGGCATCATCGTCGCGATGCTCGCCGGCGGCGTCTTCTTCACGTTCGTCTCCGCCGTCGGCGTGATTCGACTCCCGGACGTCTACTCGCGGGCCCACACCGCATCCCAGACGGACACACTCGGGGCCGGCCTCGTCGTCGGCGCCGTCGTCCTCGCCTACGGCTTCGAGTCGGAGGTCATCAAGGCGGTCCTGCTGCTCGTGTTCATCTTCATCACGAACCCGACGGCGGCCCACGCCGTCGCTCGCGCCGCCTACGAGGAAGGCATCGAGCCGTGGACGGAGGGGGACGAGCGACGATGAGTCTCGTCGGTCTCGCCCTCGCGGTGTTCGTCGTCGTGACCGGCGTCGCGACCGCCCTCCTTCGGAACACGCTGGCGGCCATCATCGTCTTCGCCGCCTACAGCCTCGGGATGGCGCTGTTCTACTCGCTTTTGCTCGCGCCGGACGTCGGTCTCACGGAGGCGGCCATCGGCGCGGGCGTGACGACCATCCTGTTGCTGTTGACCATCGCCAAGACCTCCCGTCCGGCCGAGGGGGTCGTCCTCGCGGACATCAACTGGCCCGCCGCCACGGTATCAGCCGGACTGGCGGCGGTGCTGCTCTACGTCGTCGGCGCCATCCCCGCCGACAACTTCCGCGGCGGGACCACGCCCGTCACCGGCGCGGCCGGCACGCCCGGCGAGTCGGTGACGGCGTACTATCTGGCGTCGTCCTACGTCGACACCGGCGTCCACAACACGGTGACGGCAGTGCTGGCCGCCTACCGTGGTTTCGACACCTTCGGCGAGGCCGTCGTCGTCTTCGCGGCCGGCGTCGCCGTTCTCGTCGTCCTACGCAAGGAGGTATTCGCATGAGCCAGCAGGACCCCGAAGCACCCTACACGGAAAGCGAGATAATCATGACCGCCGTCCGGGTGGTGACGCCCTTCATCCTCACCTACGGTCTGTTCATGATCTTCCACGGCGCGGACACGCCCGGCGGCGGCTTCCAGGGCGGCGCGCTGGTCGGCGTCGTCGTCCTCATGCTCGCGTTCGCCTTCGGCGCCGAACCGACCCGCGAGTGGGTCGGCAACGACGCCATCACCGGCCTCGCCGCGGGCGGCGTCCTCGTCTTCGTGGGCGTCGGCCTCGGCGCCCTGGCCTACGGCGGCGCGTTCCTCGAATACGGCCGCTACGCGCCGATTCTCGGCAAGGACGCCACCAAGTACGGTATGGAGGCCATCGAAATCGGCGGCGTCGCCGCCATCGTCTCCGGCGTCATCATGGGGCTGTTCTTCCTGACGGCCGCCGGCTTCAATGGAGGTGAGGAGGCGTGATTCCCGACGTGCCGCTGTTCGTCGACGTCCTGACGACTCGGTACGCCTACGCCACCTTCGCCGTCCTGCTTGCGGTCGGTCTCTATATGATGATTGCCAGCCCGAACCTCGTCAAGAAGGTCATCGGCCTCAATCTCTTCCAGAGCGCCATCTTCCTGTTCTTCGTCGCGATGGCGTACGTGCAGGGTGGGTCCATCCCCGTCATCCCCTCGGAGGGCGGCGCGGTCGGCGAGTACGCCAGCCCCCTGCCGCAGGTCATCGTGCTGACCGCCATCGTCGTCGGCGTCAGCCTGACGGCCGTCGCGCTGGCGCTTATTATCCGCATCTACTCGGCGTACGGTACGCTGGACGAGAACACCATCCGGGAGGTGGCCGATGAGTAACATCGAGATTCCGCTGCTGGTCGCGGTGCCCATCCTGCTGTCGACGCTGCCGCTGCTGTTGGGCCTCCGATTCGAGAAGATCGGGTGGCCGATTGCGGTCCTCGGGGCACTCGTCAACGCCGGCCTCGTCGCGACTATCGGTCGACGCGTTGCTACGGAGGGCCGACTCGTCCACAGCCTCGGCGGCTATCCCCGCCAGTACGGCATCGAACTCGTCGCCGACCAGTTCTCGGTCGTCGTCGCCGCGCTCATCGTCGTCGTGACGCTGGTCGTCCTCGGCTACGCCCGGACGGCGGGCCCCCGTCGCAACAGCTTCTACAGCACGTTCCTGCTGTTGTTCGGCGGCCTGCTCGGCGTCTCGATGACCGGCGACGTGTTCAACCTGTTCGTCTTCCTCGAAATCACGGGGCTGACGACCTACGCGCTGGTCGCCTCGGACCGCTCGCCGAAATCGGCCCTTGCGTCGCTGAAATACCTGATCATCGGGACCGCGGGCGCCTCGCTGTATCTGGTCGGCGTCGGCTTCCTCTTGGTGGCGACGGGGACGCTGAACATGGTCGAACTATCGACGGCCATCGCCGACTTCGCGGGCTACCGGAACCCGCTTATCGTCGCCGCTTTCGCCTTCATCGTCGTCGGCCTGTCGGTCAAGGCCGCCGTCTTCCCGCTGCATACGTGGATGCCGGACGCCTACGCCGAATCGCCCGACACCGTCACCGCTTACATCTCGGGTCTGGTCTCGACGGTCGGCGCCTACGCCATCGCCCGCCTCGTCTACACCGTCTTCACGCCCGCCTTCTTCGAGGCGGTGCCGCTGGCCCGCCGCGGCCTCGTGGCCGCGGGGACGGTCAGCATCCTCGCCGGTTCCATCCTCGCGGTCACCCAGTCCGACGTCAAGCGAATGTTGGCCTACTCCTCGGTCGCCCAGTTCGGCATGATAATCGCCGCCTTCGGCCTCGCGACCGAACAGGCGCTGATCGGCGCCGTCATCCATCTGGTCGGCCACGGCATCATGAAGACCGGCCTGTTCCTCGCCGTCGGCGTTCTATCGAGCGCCTACGGCGTCCGCGTGGTCTCGAAGTACGCTAACCTCGGCTATCGTTCGCCCGTCACCGTCGCCGCGATGGGCGTGCTGTTGCTCTCGCTTGTCGGCATCCCGCCGTCCATCGGCTTCCTCGGCAAGTGGTACATCGCCTGGGGCGCCGTCGAGGCGGGCGCGCCAATCGTCGCTGGGGTTATCTTCCTCAGTACGCTGCTGACCCTGCTGTACGCCGCGCGCCTGCTGGAGACGATCTACTTCCGACCCGCCGAGGGCGTCGAGGGCGCCGTCGCCGCCGACGACGCGTCGCTGCGCTCGGATGGCGGCGCCGACATCGCCGACGCCGACCCCTCGGTTTCCGTCGGCATGATTCTCGCCGCCGTCGTGATGGCCGTCCTTGCCGTCGGCCTCGGCTTTTCCGCACCGACGATTGAGACGTTCCTTGCTCCCTTCCTGGAGGCTGTCCTATGATAGACGACCCACGTCCCCTGTACGCCGTGTTGGTGTCGTTCGCCGCGATGTTCGGCATCTTCGCCACTCATCGCCGGCCGAACGTCCGTGAAGCCGTGACCATCGTCGCCGCCGTCGCCAAGTTCGGCATCGTCGCCTCGATGGTGCCCGGCGTGCTGGACGGCGAAACCTACGTCTTCTCCGCCGGCGAGTTCGTCGCCGGCATCGAGTTCGTCCTCCGGGCGGACTCGCTGGGCACGCTCTTCGCGATGCTCGCCAGCCTGCTGTGGATCATCACCTCCTTCTACAGCATCGGCTACATGCGCGGCCTCGAAGAGCACGGCCAGACCCGGTACTTCGCCTCCTTCGCCGCCTCGCTGTCGGCGACGATGGGTATCGCCTTCGCCGGCAACCTCGTCACCATCTTCCTCTTCTACGAGTTGCTGTCGGTGGCGACCTACCCGCTGGTCGCCCACGACGAGACCGACGAGGCCCGTTCGGCCGGCCGGAAATACCTCGCCTACACCATGTTCGGCGGCGGCGTCCTCGTGCTGGCGGGGACGGTCATGGTCTACTGGCTGACGACGCTGGTCGGCACCGGCACCGTCACGTTCACCGCTGGCGGCATCGAGCAACTGGCGACGATGGCCAACGAGGACGAGACGCTGGTCCAGATTGCCTACCTCCTCTTGGCGGTCGGCTTCGGCGTCAAGGCCGGCCTGATGCCGCTGCATCAGTGGCTCCCCGTCGCGATGGTCGCGCCGACGCCCGTCTCCGGCCTTCTGCACGCCGTTGCGGTCGTCAAGTCGGGCGCCTTCGGCGTCGCGCGGGTGACCCTCTACGTCTTCGGCCCCGAGGTGGCCTACCAGATCGGCATGGGCCTGCTCATCTCCTCGCTGGCCGCGTTCACGCTGCTTGCGGCCTCCTTCATCGCGCTCCGGAAAGACCACCTCAAACAGCGGCTGGCCTACTCGACGGTCTCACAGCTCAGTTACATCGTCCTCGGGCTGGGCCTGTTCGGCTGGCACGGGCTGGTCGGCGCGCTCTTGCACATCCCTGCCCACGCGTTCATGAAGCTCACCCTGTTCTTCTGTGCGGGTGCCATCCACGTCGAGACCCACACCGACCACATCTCGAAGATGGCCGGAATCGGCAAGCGCATGCCCGTCACGCTGGGCTGTTTCGCGCTGGCCGCGGCCGGGATGGCCGGTATCCCGCTTATCGCCGGCTTCGTCTCGAAGTACTACATGGTCATCGGCGGCGTCCAGATGGGCATCGCCTACACGCCGATTGCCTACTACCTGGCCGGCGCGCTGTTGATCTCCGGCGTCCTCAACGTCGCCTACTTCTGGCCGGTCGTCTACACGGCCTTCTTCGAGGCCGAGGACGACCACGACGCCAAGCCGCTGGTCGATTACGCGCCCGGCGGCGAGCGGCGGTCGGTGCTGCCGGAGACTGATGGGGGAAGCCCCATCGACGACGCCGAGGACGACGCTGACGACGACGTGGAAGACGACATCGACGTCGACCCCGCGGACCTCCAGCCGGATTTCTCCGGCGAGTCGGTCGAACGCGACTACAGCCAACCCGCCCCGCGCGTCGAGGGCGAGTACGCCGTCGACCAGAACCCGAGCGACCACACGATGCCCGAGGAAGGCGAAGCCGACGGTGACGCCGACGACGAGTCCGTGACCGACGAGACCACCGATGGCCACGACCCGGCCGTCCACGACCACGAGCATGATGACCACCACGAGGGGCCGCCGGCCGGTGGCTGGCAGCGGCTTTCGCCGCGTGAGGCCCTCGCGGGCACGGAGACGACGTGGTTCATGCTCGGCCCCATTGTCGCCGCGGTGACTGGGGCCATCCTGCTGGGTATCGTTCCCTCGGAGGCCGTCTTCCTCGACCTCATCGAGGTCATCGTCGATAACGTTCTCGCGGGCACGGAGGTGGCGCGATGATAGAGTCCATCCCGCCCTTCGCCTACGTCCTGCTGGCGGCCTTCGCCGTCGCGTTCCTCCCGCGACTGCCGGGCCACATCGTCGCCGCCGCCTCGACCGCGGCGGTCGGCGTGCAGGCGCTCCTGCTGGAGAACGGCCTCTATATCGACACCCAGTTCCTCGGCTTCGACGTCGTCTTCCTCAACGTTGACGACCCGGCTCGCCTTGTGGCGGTCGCCGTCTCCATCCTCGCGACCGCCGCCGTGGTCTACGCCTACGAGACCGAGGCGACACCCGTTCAGACGGCCTTCGCGATGAGCTACGTCGCCAGCACCGTCGGCGCCGTCTTCGCCGGCGACTGGCTGACGCTCCTGTTCTTCTGGGAGTTGATGGCCGTCACCTCGACGCTGCTGGTCTGGTATTACGGCGGCGAGGCGGTCCGGGCCGGCTACCGCTACGCGCTGTACCACGGCACCGGCGGCACCATCCTGCTGGCCGCGGTCGTCGTCCACTTCGTCGAAATCGGGTCGTTCCGCTACGACGCGGCGACCGGTATCGCCGAGGCCGCCGTCCCGCTGGCTGCCATCGGTATCGGCATCAACTGCGGGTTCATCTTCCTGCACTCGTGGCTGCCCGACACCTACCCGCGGCCCCACGTCGCGGCCTCGGTGTTCCTCTCGGTCTTTACCACGAAAATCGCCGCCTACGCCATGTACCGGGCGTTCCCCGAGGGCGCGCTGTGGCTGGCCTATCTCGGCGGTGCGATGGCCGTCTACGGCGCCTTCTTCGCGCTGCTGCAGTACGACCCTCGGCGCCTGCTCTCCTACCACATTCAGGCACAGATCGGCTACATCCTCGCCGGCATTGGCCTCGGGACGGAGAAAGCAATCGCCGGTGGCCTCGCGCACCTGTTCAACAACATCCTCTTCAAGGCGCTGCTGTTCATGGCGGTCGGCGTCGTCGTCTACCGCACCGGCGAGGAGAACATCAAGAAGTTGGGCGGCCTCTGGAACGTGATGCCGCTTGCCTTCGTCGGGTATCTGCTGGGGGCCGTCTCCATTACGGCCGTGCCGGGCACCAACGGCTTCGTCTCGAAGGGGATGATTCTCGACGAGGCCCACCACATCCACAACTTCGAGTTCGGTATCGAGGGCTTCGCTTACGGGGACGCCCTCTGGTGGCTGCTGCTTCTCGGCGCCGTCGGGACGTTCATGTCCTTCATCAAGTTGGGCTACTACATGTTCTTCCACGGCGACAACACCGTCGAACCCGACGACGCCACGCTCGGCCAGACCGCCGCCATGTTCACCGTCGGCGGCGCCTGTCTCCTCTTCGGTCTGATGCCGGGGCTGCTCTTCGAGTTGCTGCCCTTCACCGACTACCTCGCCGCGGAACTCCACCCCTACAGCACGGGCCACCTCGCCGAGAGCGCCGTCCTGCTTTTCGTCGGCTTCGCCGGCTTCTTCAGCCTCAAGGGGCCGCTGGCCCGCATCGCGTGGCTCCCGGATGTCGACCGCATCGTCTTCCCGGCCGGCTTCTATCTCGGCCGGTGGTTGACGTGGGGCGTCACCGAACTGTGGGCCGCCGTCGACCGCGTCGTGATGGCGACGGCGGGCGCCTCGATGCGCGTGGGCGCCGACCCCGGCGGCTACGCCTACCGGACCGCCGAGCGCGTCCCCGGCGTCGACGTTTCCGAACTCCCCGAAGGCAGCGAGGAAGGGACGGTCCGACTGCGTGCCTCCGCCGGCACCAGCGTCTTCCTCGTCACGCTGGCGCTGTTCGTCGGCCTCTCGGCGCTCGTGTTGCTGTAGTCGGACCGACGCCGACCCCGAAACCCCGGTCGACGTACCGGGAAGACAAGCGTCTTTTGAGCAGGAATCGAAGGTCCGGTAATGCATCTCTTTACGCCGTTCGAGGTCCGCGACGTGACCGCGCGGAACCGGGTGATGGTCTCGCCGATGTGTCAGTATTCTTGTGACGAGGACGGCCTCGCCACCGACTGGCATCAGGTCCATCTCGGCAGTCGAGCGTCCGGCGGCGCCGGCATCGTCATGGCCGAAGCCACTGCCGTGACGCCGCGCGGCCGCATCACGCCCCACGACCTCGGCATCTGGAGCGACGAACACGCCGACGCCCTCGAACCGACCACCGAGTTCATCAAATCACAGGGCGCGACGCCGGCCATCCAGTTGGCCCACGCGGGCCGGAAGGCCTCCACGGAACGTCCCGCCGACGGCGGCGGTCCGGTTCACGACGACCGCGGCTGGACGCCCGTCGGCCCGACCGAAACGCCGTGGCCCCACGACGAACCGCTCGAAACCGAACGGCTCGACACTGATGGCATCGCACGCATCGTCGATGCCTTCGTCGACGCTGCGCTCCGCTCGCTCGATGCCGGTTTCGAAATCCTCGAAATCCACGCTGCCCACGGCTATCTACTCCACGAGTTCCTCTCGCCCGTGACGAACACCCGCGAGGACCAGTACGGCGGCAGTTTCGAAAACCGGACGCGCCTGCTTCGGGAAATCGTCGCGGCCGTCCGCAACGAGATTCCCGAGGGGACGCCGCTTTTCGTCCGCATTTCGGCGACCGACTGGCTCCCGGACCGCCAGTCGTGGACGGTCGGCGACTCGGCCCGCCTCGCCCGTGACCTCGAACCCCTCGGCGTCGACCTCATCGACGTCAGCGCGGGCGCCATTCATCCCGACCAGCAGATTCCCGACACCGGCCCGCACTTCCAGGTCCCATACGCCGAGCGCGTCGGCGAAAGCGGGATGCCGGTCGGCGCGGTGGGGAAGATTACGACCGCGGAGGGAGCAGACGCCATCATCCGAAACGACCGCGCTGACCTCGCGGTCATCGGCCGGGAACACCTCCGGGACCCCTACTTCGCGATTCGAGCGGCCAAGGAACTCGGCCACGAGGCGCCGGTCCCGCGGCAGTACTATCGCGGCTTCAACTAACGGTCGGCAGTAGCGGCCGTGAAGGTATGAAGCAACGGACCAGTTGGCTACGTCCGGACTTACGAATCCAGCGCCGTCGCCCTCGCGGCCGTCGTTTTGAACGCAGTGATTACCTCGGTGCCTTCCTTCAGGTCGAGCCGGTCGACGCTTTCCTCCGTCACGACTGAGGTTATCGT of the Natronomonas halophila genome contains:
- a CDS encoding cation:proton antiporter; this encodes MIDDPRPLYAVLVSFAAMFGIFATHRRPNVREAVTIVAAVAKFGIVASMVPGVLDGETYVFSAGEFVAGIEFVLRADSLGTLFAMLASLLWIITSFYSIGYMRGLEEHGQTRYFASFAASLSATMGIAFAGNLVTIFLFYELLSVATYPLVAHDETDEARSAGRKYLAYTMFGGGVLVLAGTVMVYWLTTLVGTGTVTFTAGGIEQLATMANEDETLVQIAYLLLAVGFGVKAGLMPLHQWLPVAMVAPTPVSGLLHAVAVVKSGAFGVARVTLYVFGPEVAYQIGMGLLISSLAAFTLLAASFIALRKDHLKQRLAYSTVSQLSYIVLGLGLFGWHGLVGALLHIPAHAFMKLTLFFCAGAIHVETHTDHISKMAGIGKRMPVTLGCFALAAAGMAGIPLIAGFVSKYYMVIGGVQMGIAYTPIAYYLAGALLISGVLNVAYFWPVVYTAFFEAEDDHDAKPLVDYAPGGERRSVLPETDGGSPIDDAEDDADDDVEDDIDVDPADLQPDFSGESVERDYSQPAPRVEGEYAVDQNPSDHTMPEEGEADGDADDESVTDETTDGHDPAVHDHEHDDHHEGPPAGGWQRLSPREALAGTETTWFMLGPIVAAVTGAILLGIVPSEAVFLDLIEVIVDNVLAGTEVAR
- a CDS encoding Na(+)/H(+) antiporter subunit D, which gives rise to MIESIPPFAYVLLAAFAVAFLPRLPGHIVAAASTAAVGVQALLLENGLYIDTQFLGFDVVFLNVDDPARLVAVAVSILATAAVVYAYETEATPVQTAFAMSYVASTVGAVFAGDWLTLLFFWELMAVTSTLLVWYYGGEAVRAGYRYALYHGTGGTILLAAVVVHFVEIGSFRYDAATGIAEAAVPLAAIGIGINCGFIFLHSWLPDTYPRPHVAASVFLSVFTTKIAAYAMYRAFPEGALWLAYLGGAMAVYGAFFALLQYDPRRLLSYHIQAQIGYILAGIGLGTEKAIAGGLAHLFNNILFKALLFMAVGVVVYRTGEENIKKLGGLWNVMPLAFVGYLLGAVSITAVPGTNGFVSKGMILDEAHHIHNFEFGIEGFAYGDALWWLLLLGAVGTFMSFIKLGYYMFFHGDNTVEPDDATLGQTAAMFTVGGACLLFGLMPGLLFELLPFTDYLAAELHPYSTGHLAESAVLLFVGFAGFFSLKGPLARIAWLPDVDRIVFPAGFYLGRWLTWGVTELWAAVDRVVMATAGASMRVGADPGGYAYRTAERVPGVDVSELPEGSEEGTVRLRASAGTSVFLVTLALFVGLSALVLL
- a CDS encoding NADH:flavin oxidoreductase/NADH oxidase, whose translation is MHLFTPFEVRDVTARNRVMVSPMCQYSCDEDGLATDWHQVHLGSRASGGAGIVMAEATAVTPRGRITPHDLGIWSDEHADALEPTTEFIKSQGATPAIQLAHAGRKASTERPADGGGPVHDDRGWTPVGPTETPWPHDEPLETERLDTDGIARIVDAFVDAALRSLDAGFEILEIHAAHGYLLHEFLSPVTNTREDQYGGSFENRTRLLREIVAAVRNEIPEGTPLFVRISATDWLPDRQSWTVGDSARLARDLEPLGVDLIDVSAGAIHPDQQIPDTGPHFQVPYAERVGESGMPVGAVGKITTAEGADAIIRNDRADLAVIGREHLRDPYFAIRAAKELGHEAPVPRQYYRGFN